GTTTAGATGTAGTAATAAGCAATAGGGCATCGtattcaattttatttatatatagaaCAAAGTTGTGTTGGTTTCATTTAATGTATGTTTtcattatattaaatataatatataaatgaaaCCAACACAATTTTATCCTATAAATAagcctataattttaaaaatccttactgAGAATTTCTATCAGCACTAATTTCCTTCTGCCACTACAAACGTGTATATAAATCTAATCAAACTATACTGGCATCATGTGGCTGAGAATATCCTTGAGCAATTGAACAAAATATTCTGTTTGAATTGGTGCATTAGAATTCTGACTTTTGATAATCAGATATTGAATTTCCAAGCCTTTAATCCAGTAgtttaaaacacaacaatatgacaATTTTCTCATACTTTGAGGGGAAATCAGACATCTGCAAAAAGAAGAGAGGAACTCTTGTTTGCTAAAAGTTCGTTCCCAACCCCCTTTGTAGAACTAAGCTTTATTTTAACACCCGTTTAGACAGCATCCAACATCTCTTTACAGTCATCTACTTCAAATTGTTTCATGAGTAGTAATACTAGATGGGTAGataaaaacacagacacacacagacacacagagagatttgcAATAGTCTTGTTAACATATTTAATTTATGTTTAATGCTAACTCTTCTTGCTCCAATTGTAATGCAGGGTTCAGAGCACTGGGTGTTTATAGAAAGAAACACTTCAGGGCTGGAAGAGCTAGCACTAAAACAAATTAGTGATATCCAGAAGGAGGAAACACGCACAGGTCCCTCAGAGAAGCAACCAACTCTGGATTTAACAAAAATGACCACTGCAGTAACGGAACTCAAGATGGctgaaaagcaggaggaaaaaccaAGTGAGGAAAGCAAAACACAAATGCACAAAAGAGCCAAAATGATAGCCAGTCCAGAGGATTTTGAATCGCTGTGGGAGGATGaaatgtgtgaaagagagaagagaaaacacTCTTCTGAAACAGACGGACAGACAACTGAGGAAAGAGATGTGCCGGCAGTAATATTTGCTTCCACTGAACCTGAAGAGGAGAAAGAACCAAAAGACAAAATGGAAGCAGTGGCTGTTGCCTCCACCAAACCCGGGATGActgaagcagagaaaaatgaGATTGAAGTAAAGGTGGTTGCCTCTACTGAACCTAGGAAAAGAGAAGAGCCGAAATACAAAACACAGACAGTATTGGTAGCCTCCAAAGAACTTGAGCAACCAACCCAGTCCATCAGTGGGCTAAGAGAAAAAATTACTGAACCTGAAGATTTACAAGCAGAAAACATACCAAGGTGTGCTTCTTCTTGGCCAGAGtctaaagaagaaagcaaaattatAATACAAGAACACAGGACTATTTTGACAGTGTCAGACAAGGAAGTGTTAAAAACTGCTTCTGATTTTGAATCTATTAAACCTAAGGTGAAACTGAGTGATAAGGCAGTATATTCTGCTACAGAAAGGATCATCTATATAGGTTCTGAAGAAATAGACCAACAGGATAATGCGGCTGAGAAAGTACCTGACAGGGGAAAGCAATACTCATCTGAAAAGAAGCGAGAAAACCAAACAGACTTGTCAGATGAAAAAGAAGAGACAGCTAGTCTTTCTCCAGTAGCAGATTCAGGAGAGACAGGAAGACATGAGTTTCAGTCCTATTCACTTACACCTGCTGAAGGAAAATCAGAGGTTAGTAAACCAATTACAAGATCAGCTCAGTCTGACAAAAATACAGAAGATGATGAATATGTACAGCCTTTAGAACAGTGCTCTAGTAAAAGAGAGAAGCCTTCATCAACTCTAGAGGAAAAAGCTTCTGTGGATCCAGCTGCTTGTGAGACCAAAGATTACAGGGACACTAGGCCACTCTCTTCTACAGAGGATTCAAGCCAAAGAGTTTCCAATGTATCATCACAGCTAAAATCTGGATCACCCACAAAAGAAGATAAATCTAATCTTACTTCTAAGCAAGAGCAGAGCAATGATGGAACACATAGCCCTTTCCAAGAAGATGAAGTATCTGATGAGAAGAGTGACATCATTGCCCAAAAAAGTGACATAATATTCACAGCATCggaaaatcaaagggaaagaaacaaTTTAAATGAAATGGAAGTTTCTCAGATACTGCTTCAAATGGAAGACATAGGGACTACAAAATCTACCCCAGATTCCTTGCCACAACAGTTTTCCTGTACTGCAGATATTTCAAAAGAAGAGCAACATAAAACACAGAGTTTAAAGACAAGAGAGGCAGAACAGTTTGAAGCCCTTGATTCAAGCAAGCCACCTGAGGCCAAGCTCTCTGAAACTCAAGAGTCTGCCCAAAATAAATGCATACGTTCAGAAAAATCTGTCAGTGATAGGCACCCTGAATTGGAGCCAGCAGCCAAAAATGACAGCTGTGAATTAGATTTTGTATCCATAGGCAGACTCCAAGAACTGGAAGATGAAGCCAATGCCAATTATATTGAAGTTGATCAGATGGCAAAAGATAAGCCCCCTCCTTCAGAAGACTCAACTGAAGGTAAACCATCATTTTGGGACAATAATTCAGAAGTGAAAAAGACACATGAAGTTGAACAGTCAGATAGAAATGAGATCCATAAAATAGGTAAGTTCAGTAAAGATGAACTTCACAAACCCAATGAACATGCAAAAGTAGAAAGGACAGCTAAGGATAAAATCTCAGAGGTTGAAGACAGATACTGTGAAGAAATGACAAAAGATAATCTCAAAAATTCAGAGGTGTCATCTCTAGACTCAGAAGAGCAAGCCCATGACAGATCTAACGTGAAAAAGCCATCTGGGGATTACCTTTTATATCATGCTGACTCCACAGATTCTGTACCACCAGAACTGAGAGGAACAGTCCAAGATAACTGTCTTTTGAAAGAAGAAACTGGAAATGTAAATGCTGTCTCTCCTCAGATTGGGGTGGCAGGAGACAATAGGGAGTGTTCACAGCCTTCTGATGTCACAACACAGAGCAGAGAACAACTTTTAACTTCAAGTGGAAAACAGAAACCAGACCTTGAACCACTGAAGCTCATTTATTGTGGCTCATGTACTGCTGCTTCACCAGAAAATGATAAAAATGCAGCTGTACCACTAGAAAGTGATGGAGACTCCTTACTGCACAGAAGTGAGACAAATGAAAATATCTCTGTAGCTTCTAAAATCAAGATGTTTGAGCAAGGCGAAGAGCACCGTCCACTTTTTCATGAGCAGCGTGAGGCCTCAAAGAAGTCCCTAGAGTATTGTCCTGGCAGTGACATACGAAAGGATCTGCCAAAGATGCACATAGAGATACATAAGGATATTCCCATAGAAAAGGATGGTGCAAAAGTTAAATCGTCCATAGCCCCTTTGGATAGCAAAGGAGAGGATCCTGGAGAAACATCAGATGTTATCTATCTAGCCGTTGCACAAGGGCCAAGTGATGGAGAACCATCTCAGCCTTCATCTTGGAAGGAAGATATTTCTGTCGGATCAGagcaaggagaagaagaaggagatgcTGAACTGGCGTCTCCTGATTCTGGCTGTGAAATCACTTTGGCAGAAGCTGTGGTAACTCCCCCAGATGAACTGTCCCAGTGGAAAGTTCATAAAGCATGTTGTGTGACTCGTCTTTATGCATCATGTGCCATGGCTTCAAACATGGCCGTTGACTGAAAGCCACTGCTTGCACCCCTTGTccttttctgtatgtgtgtgtgacctGGCTCAGTTGCTGAATGCAAATCTGCTGGCCCAGGCAGCCCATCAGCTTTTCGattgttattttgtgtgtgtgcgtgtgaaaaCTCCTAGAGATTTGGCTATCTGGAGAATGCCAGCGGCTAACCTGAAACCAGGCAAATGAGTATTGTGAATGCTCAGTAGCAAGGTGGGAAGGGATGACATGCTGAAAGCTTTGTATTTCTGCCCATACCTCCACGCACACACCTAGCAACAACATTCTCACGCTTCTAGCTTCTTTCTTCTTGCATCTCTTAGTTTTTGATATCCCTTCTTGCTTGGCTTGTGAgccctccttttttctcctccctttgtCTAGCTAGTGGCTGGCTAACAAAATAGCTTCCCACTGCTCCAAAAGGCACTTTGGCCAAGATCCTTTCTGCTCCTTAAGACTAACCCCTTTTCTCTGATCTAGAGCAAATTTCAAGAACCATCTTGGGAAGAGAAGGATTTATCAGGCCCATCAGTAAAAGCCTGTCCGAAAGAAGAGAGTACAAAGGCTGCTGCGCCAGTGGCCCCTCAGGTCTCAATGCTGTTTTATTAACTCCTTGTTTTTGTGGTGTAGGAGCTCACTCTGACCAAGAGAAGGTCatgtgccaccacctccttccccttcttacttaagctattctctctctctctctgcataaatatatatatatatatatatttctatatatataCCCTGGTTTGTTTTAACTGCCCTTTCCCATACCTCTCAACACACCAGAATCTTGGACAAAGCCAAGCATAAGGAGTTGAGACACCATAGCAGCTAAGTAAAAGAGTAATGTTTACTTTCAGGTGTCCATTTAAAACCTACTAGTGTCATAAGAAGCTTCTGCACTGACTTTGGTAACTTTTAGTTCAGGAGCAGTCCTAAGTGAATTCAAGGTATTTTGATACTGTGTTGAAAAACAATCTATAGGTCTGCTTAGCTAAAATTTCCACTTTAAAATGGTTGAGAGGTATGTTCAGCCTTCCATAGGAACTAGAGATGGTTTTtcctctgttctgtttttttgttgttgtcaattCCACTGATTAAAAACCCACCACGAGAAAGTTAATATATAAGGGTTTCTTTCTGATGGCATACTGACTCCAGAGATGTAAGTGCTGACAACACAAGCTCTTTCATACAGATATTATGCTCCCTTGAGATAGATTGAATGTTCCTTGCACACCTTTTTAAAGTTTCCCTTAGAAGACGAAGTGAGATATAAGCAACATCTGGGCTGACAATACAGAATGACTTGATCTCAGTGAAATTGACAAACTTTCTTGCTTCTCCTGCAGTATGGCCAGCTAATTGATCTTAGATTTTGTTTTTCCCCTAAATTTGAACTTTTATTCTCTTCTGCttgcctttccttccctccttccttttgctCCTACATttgtagtgggtttttttcttcttacagTGAGTGAGAATTTGAGGTCCCTTTTTACTGTATCATTATACTTGCTTTTTTGCACACAAGTATTTCTGTACAGGTACCAATAGATCCACTTATCTTTTTCACAGTGATACCTTCAAGGCTATGGTTTTATTTTCTCTCCTGCAgttttgcaaataaaaccctaaacccttcccttctctcctccctgcAGAGACTTTGTTATGCAAAGAGTTTTGATTGTCATGCTTGGGGTGTTTTTGTTGTCCTTTTtatgatgtttcctttctcctatGGCTTTCATGGGGTTCAGATAGCTTAAACCTTTCATTCAGCACTTACAGCCTcagcttctttcctcctttttgtctcATTCAGAAAGCGGGATTGAGGGAGGGCACAGAGGAGAAAGCTAAGCCACCTCGGCACAGGGCTCCTGAAAGTGGGGATGAGGAGCAAGACCAGGAGAGAGACTCAGTCTTCCTGAAGGACAACCACTTGGCCATTGAGCGCAAGTGCTCAAGTATCACCGTCAGCTCAACTTCCAGTCTCGAAGCTGAGGTGGACTTCACAGTCATTGGTGACTATCAGAGTTCAGCCTTTGAAGACTTCTCCCGGAGTTTGCCTGAGCTGGACAAAGAAAAGAACGAGGGAGAAGCAGAGGGTCAGATTTTTTCTGAGGAATCTAACAAACCAGCTGCCAGGCAGGAAGATGATGTCAAAGATGGGGATAAGGCTCAAGTAATCCCAGAAGAGGTACAAAAGGGAGGCATGGTACTCAGATGTGTCTTAAGTGTCCTCATTTGCAGTGTTGTCTGTCTTGACGTTTGCATTGCTCAATGTGTTGTCCATCTCACACATCCTTGTAAGAGTACATCTATTTCCAGccaactaaaaaaaaaccctctggagTATTTTTACATATCCGCATAAATGTTTTGTTTGCATGATCGTTTTTTTACATCCAAATGCATGGTAGTCCTGTAAGTGTCTTTATGTATCTGCTAACTATAACCTAAACCTTCACATTTTAATCCACTGTATTTGTCTGACTGTTGCACCTTAGCTCTCATGGGGTGAGTTTGTCTTATGTGTTGCATGAACTCAGCAAGTAATGTACATTAAAGAAACTTAATTTCACGTGACAAATATCACTTAAAGAGGAATTCAACAGTCAACAATAATTCTCTTAAGTCATTTGGGAAGTTTAATTTAACTGTTTATTTAACTGTTCACTGACTGAAAAATAAtctaaagaagaaagagaaagcactGGGGAAATGATGCTATACAGAATTAAATCACATGTTATTGAGAGAGCAAATCTTACACTAGCACTCGGGTGACTCCAGCATTGTAATCTTTTCAATGGAATTGTGTCTTGATCCATACAGTTTTGTATTAAAATTCAGCAGTCCATGATTTTCACCCTCCCCTCCCTTTGGTATAAAGCCATTAAGAGTTCTCCCCTTGCCTCATCTATCTCAAGTGtattgcctttctcccagattATTATCTCTACTAGGATCCATTCCTTCATCACAGTGGCTTATGTTTTCAGTCAGTTTTCCAtggtcttggttttttttaaaaaaaaaaacaccctgatcttTGTAATAAAATACTTCTTgatttcaagataagtgagaacTCTGCAGTTAAAATCACATCATCCATGATGTTGTACGTGCAAGAATTAAAATGGGATGGGGAgtggagtgcaaaaaaaaaaaagcaatttgtgCCATTAAACTGAGCATGAATTATTGCTgaattgttttgttcttttggtagTCTTCAGTCATAAAAACAGAAACtgtgaaaaaaacagaagcagagaaaTCTGTGCGGCAGAGAATCACTGCAACAGAATTTACACAGGTAGCTTTGACATTATTTTATTGCACTTCCTGCTTATCCTATAGCCTGCTGCTAAGATTTCCTGCTTACCCTACACATCCTGCAGCATAACTCTGTTAGCAAAACATCATGCTGAGATCACACCTACACTGCAGGGTTGCTCTTCTTGAAGTAGAAAATACGAAGTGCAGATTCAGATTAAATATTCTCTAGTTTGCTGTCCTGACAGTAGAGGTATCATTCATAAGCATGTTGCATGACTCTGGATGGCTTGTGGACTGAGGTGGGTCCCCCACCTGCAAATTGGGGAAGAGAATGCTGCCTCAGTCACAAACTGCCAATGGCAtggctgtgtgtgtttaaaacagTGCATTCTTTCTGCTTCCTTGAAGATACTGAATTGCCTAGTTTGTGACCAAGTTCTAAACCagagtactgtatatggaatggGGCTAAATACATGAATTGACACAAATTCATGTATTCCACCTAATACTGGACTACAAATATTAGTGAAACATGAAGTAGAACAAATACTGGCCTTTTAAATATTGCCACTTTTATTTAACCTACATCTTTATAACAGATCCATGGCTTCCATTTTTCATGTCCAGGTTGATGGTGCCACCACGAGTGGAAAAGAGACCATAACCACTTCCAACGTTGTCAGCACAGAAACCATATCAACAACCACAGTAAGTAACATGGAAGAAGCTAGTGGAGAGGAAAACTCTTTGACCCCCTCAATCTCATATGTGCACATAAAGATAGAATGCTTTGAGGTGGACCGTTACCTGCTAGCACCAATGCACAAAACGTACTGATACAATTATTCCACCCTGTCCTCCCTAACGGATTTTCAGAATTTACACGATACAACACAAATAAGTAtcccttaatatatatatatatatttaagggatatttatttgtgttttatcATGTAGTTTCTGTATATTTAAGGGATacttataatatataataatataatataatttattgtcattgtaagtttatacacagtatacccatacaacgaaattcacagacacccagagaccagacacaagcacacacataacattccccaaacactccccacccactaaaaaattccccactaaaaatacaaacatctacacctcaggccaagtaacacagtccaactaattattcactactggtggtctttaagctcattattaatttcaattatagctctaggataaaaactatttagaaaacgtgtggtccgagtcttaattgttctatatcttctgccagactgtaacagttcaaaaaagttataagcaggatgggaagagtctctcaggatgctgtgtgacttcctcagacagcgggatgtgaagatgtcatccagggttggtagctggagcccgatgatattctgggcaattttaatggttctctgtagagcttttttgtccactacagagctactcccaaaccatgccagaatgccataggttaggacactctcaatggtgctacaatagtaggacagaagtaaatgctgtgataaatttaacttcccgagcattctcaggaaatacagcctcttctgtgccttctttattagcatgttggcatttatagtccatgagaggtcctctgagatgtaagtacccagaaatttaaaactaccaactctctccacttcctcaccgtttatgaacagtggtaaatgtacatttctcttcctcctaaaatcaattatgagttctttagtttttttgatgttaagtgtgagatgattttctttacaccatagtatcaatctttgtacttcctttctataagtagactcattgttcttatttatgagtcccaccactgtcgtatcatccgcaaatttaataattgcattggtgttatatagtggggtgcaatcatgtgtgtacagggaatagaggaagggacttagcacgcagccctggggagctcctgtacttagtaccagggtagaagaatggtgggatcccatccttactgactgtggcctatctgtcagaaaatcttttatctacatgcagatctcctgaggtaatcccaggttgatcatttttaaaaacaacctatttggtagaatggtgttaaaagcagagctataaatAATACTTATAATACTTATATATACCTTACTTCTTTGAAACAGCAACATTCCACCCAGCCACTCACTGTGTATAGATCACAGAAAGATGCTCTGAGGCCCAGGACATATCTTGGGTCTTTATCATGTTATTTAACTTGTACTCAGGAGAAAAaatggttcttcttcatggtctctgtgaaggcacactaatgggtttagtgCTCTTGCACAGAGAAACCTTGGGATTACTAGAGCTTAAACACATGGTGCCTTTAACCCCACCCCAGCACCAAGCGCCTCAGCAGCACCTCGGTTAGgagctttccatttctctttccaaAAGAAAAATCACCTTACCTTTGTCTTGGAATTCCTAGATTTCTGACTTGGACCATTCAACGTTTCTTCTTACTgtgaatttaaaagaaaagaaaagaaagaaaatggactGTTATGTGTTTGTGTAAGAATGCTGTGATTTTGTTTATGGCTGCTCCAGGCCTCTCTGAGAGGTGTaagacctgcccccccccaaaaaaaatagccCTCTCAGACAGGCATTTCCGCTGTTTGTTTTGCTTAGGGGAGGAACACCAGCCGGCTCTCTGTGTGGTTTGTAAAAACTTTACAAAGCCAGCTCTTAAGTTGAGACTTCAACGTCACCATTCCTTTTTGTGGGAGAAATCTCTCTCTTCATCTCAAGGCCCTCCCATGGAATCTATCCAAGCTGTGGGCCATTCTCCAGTCTCAGGCTCTTCAGCTCCTCCTAAGACCCTGAAAGGACCTAAAATGGTGTTGAAGCCCCATGCTTCCTCCTCAGGCTCGAGGTTGACAGCTACGGTATCAACACCTAAGCCTCCCTCGATATCGATGCCGAAGAAAAAGAAGATCCCGAGGATGCCCCACTCCCAGTGCCAGAGGCCACACCATCCCCGCAGTTCAGTCAGTCACCTGACTGGGGACATACCTCAGCCAAGGTCATACAGTTGGTGCAGGTTAGCCCATGTTCCCATCCGGGCTTAATATCAGGGTAGGCTTCGATGTTGCCTCCAGAGTCGGTGCCGGTGGAGGCTCCTAGGAAAAAGCAGAAGACTCATCACTTGGAGCCTCCTGCCAAGCCCGAAGTCCACTGATACTGCCCTGTGCTGCCCGATGCGTATTACCATCACCAGGACTTTCAGAGGAGACACCTCTATGAATGCCCTCGTTATTACG
This sequence is a window from Pogona vitticeps strain Pit_001003342236 chromosome 4, PviZW2.1, whole genome shotgun sequence. Protein-coding genes within it:
- the EPB41L1 gene encoding band 4.1-like protein 1 isoform X3, with the protein product MLRPFGGGEGSQAPRHQQLWAGRFAATAVCINQCVGVLKLEKRWLCRTECFVHTAPAQTRGATPERWGAFTKAVDMDEKDYSEADGISEKTTPSKTQKSPQKVTKKLKSAICRVTLLDASEYECEVEKHARGQVLFDLVCEHLNLLEKDYFGLTFCDSDSQKNWLDPSKEIKKQTRSGPWNFAFTVKFYPPDPAQLTEDITRYYLCLQLRADIISGRLPCSFVTHALLGSYAVQAELGDYDSEEHVGNYVAELRFAPNQTRELEERIMELHKTYRGMTPGEAEIHFLENAKKLSMYGVDLHHAKDSEGIDIMLGVCANGLLIYRDRLRINRFAWPKILKISYKRSNFYIKIRPGEYEQFESTIGFKLPNHRSAKRLWKVCIEHHTFFRLVSPEPPPKGFLVMGSKFRYSGRTQAQTRQASALIDRPAPYFERSSSKRYTMSRSLDGEFSRPASVSENHDGGAESDKRDEDSRYGGRTRSETEDEEVTTPTKIKELKPEQETTPRHKQEHQASINELKRTLKEPNSKLVHRDRDRRLPSSPASSSPKHEDETPKGTPEKTNEMSEEDSPEDLSSEHGAALVMESFTQKSLVSSPEGSEHWVFIERNTSGLEELALKQISDIQKEETRTGPSEKQPTLDLTKMTTAVTELKMAEKQEEKPSEESKTQMHKRAKMIASPEDFESLWEDEMCEREKRKHSSETDGQTTEERDVPAVIFASTEPEEEKEPKDKMEAVAVASTKPGMTEAEKNEIEVKVVASTEPRKREEPKYKTQTVLVASKELEQPTQSISGLREKITEPEDLQAENIPRCASSWPESKEESKIIIQEHRTILTVSDKEVLKTASDFESIKPKVKLSDKAVYSATERIIYIGSEEIDQQDNAAEKVPDRGKQYSSEKKRENQTDLSDEKEETASLSPVADSGETGRHEFQSYSLTPAEGKSEVSKPITRSAQSDKNTEDDEYVQPLEQCSSKREKPSSTLEEKASVDPAACETKDYRDTRPLSSTEDSSQRVSNVSSQLKSGSPTKEDKSNLTSKQEQSNDGTHSPFQEDEVSDEKSDIIAQKSDIIFTASENQRERNNLNEMEVSQILLQMEDIGTTKSTPDSLPQQFSCTADISKEEQHKTQSLKTREAEQFEALDSSKPPEAKLSETQESAQNKCIRSEKSVSDRHPELEPAAKNDSCELDFVSIGRLQELEDEANANYIEVDQMAKDKPPPSEDSTEGKPSFWDNNSEVKKTHEVEQSDRNEIHKIGKFSKDELHKPNEHAKVERTAKDKISEVEDRYCEEMTKDNLKNSEVSSLDSEEQAHDRSNVKKPSGDYLLYHADSTDSVPPELRGTVQDNCLLKEETGNVNAVSPQIGVAGDNRECSQPSDVTTQSREQLLTSSGKQKPDLEPLKLIYCGSCTAASPENDKNAAVPLESDGDSLLHRSETNENISVASKIKMFEQGEEHRPLFHEQREASKKSLEYCPGSDIRKDLPKMHIEIHKDIPIEKDGAKVKSSIAPLDSKGEDPGETSDVIYLAVAQGPSDGEPSQPSSWKEDISVGSEQGEEEGDAELASPDSGCEITLAEAVSKFQEPSWEEKDLSGPSVKACPKEESTKAAAPVAPQKAGLREGTEEKAKPPRHRAPESGDEEQDQERDSVFLKDNHLAIERKCSSITVSSTSSLEAEVDFTVIGDYQSSAFEDFSRSLPELDKEKNEGEAEGQIFSEESNKPAARQEDDVKDGDKAQVIPEESSVIKTETVKKTEAEKSVRQRITATEFTQVDGATTSGKETITTSNVVSTETISTTTDHSPKPGKGTTELRSISPITSSAVGKEAFTSLFGATAETLSTSTTTHVTKTVKGGFSETRIEKRIIITGDEDVDQDQALALAIKEAKLQHPDMLVTKAVVYRETDPSPEERDKKPQES
- the EPB41L1 gene encoding band 4.1-like protein 1 isoform X4, translating into MLRPFGGGEGSQAPRHQQLWAGRFAATAVCINQCVGVLKLEKRWLCRTECFVHTAPAQTRGATPERWGAFTKAVDMDEKDYSEADGISEKTTPSKTQKSPQKVTKKLKSAICRVTLLDASEYECEVEKHARGQVLFDLVCEHLNLLEKDYFGLTFCDSDSQKNWLDPSKEIKKQTRSGPWNFAFTVKFYPPDPAQLTEDITRYYLCLQLRADIISGRLPCSFVTHALLGSYAVQAELGDYDSEEHVGNYVAELRFAPNQTRELEERIMELHKTYRGMTPGEAEIHFLENAKKLSMYGVDLHHAKDSEGIDIMLGVCANGLLIYRDRLRINRFAWPKILKISYKRSNFYIKIRPGEYEQFESTIGFKLPNHRSAKRLWKVCIEHHTFFRLVSPEPPPKGFLVMGSKFRYSGRTQAQTRQASALIDRPAPYFERSSSKRYTMSRSLDGEFSRPASVSENHDGGAESDKRDEDSRYGGRTRSETEDEEVTTPTKIKELKFLDKPEDVLLKHQASINELKRTLKEPNSKLVHRDRDRRLPSSPASSSPKHEDETPKGTPEKTNEMSEEDSPEDLSSEHGAALVMESFTQKSLVSSPEGSEHWVFIERNTSGLEELALKQISDIQKEETRTGPSEKQPTLDLTKMTTAVTELKMAEKQEEKPSEESKTQMHKRAKMIASPEDFESLWEDEMCEREKRKHSSETDGQTTEERDVPAVIFASTEPEEEKEPKDKMEAVAVASTKPGMTEAEKNEIEVKVVASTEPRKREEPKYKTQTVLVASKELEQPTQSISGLREKITEPEDLQAENIPRCASSWPESKEESKIIIQEHRTILTVSDKEVLKTASDFESIKPKVKLSDKAVYSATERIIYIGSEEIDQQDNAAEKVPDRGKQYSSEKKRENQTDLSDEKEETASLSPVADSGETGRHEFQSYSLTPAEGKSEVSKPITRSAQSDKNTEDDEYVQPLEQCSSKREKPSSTLEEKASVDPAACETKDYRDTRPLSSTEDSSQRVSNVSSQLKSGSPTKEDKSNLTSKQEQSNDGTHSPFQEDEVSDEKSDIIAQKSDIIFTASENQRERNNLNEMEVSQILLQMEDIGTTKSTPDSLPQQFSCTADISKEEQHKTQSLKTREAEQFEALDSSKPPEAKLSETQESAQNKCIRSEKSVSDRHPELEPAAKNDSCELDFVSIGRLQELEDEANANYIEVDQMAKDKPPPSEDSTEGKPSFWDNNSEVKKTHEVEQSDRNEIHKIGKFSKDELHKPNEHAKVERTAKDKISEVEDRYCEEMTKDNLKNSEVSSLDSEEQAHDRSNVKKPSGDYLLYHADSTDSVPPELRGTVQDNCLLKEETGNVNAVSPQIGVAGDNRECSQPSDVTTQSREQLLTSSGKQKPDLEPLKLIYCGSCTAASPENDKNAAVPLESDGDSLLHRSETNENISVASKIKMFEQGEEHRPLFHEQREASKKSLEYCPGSDIRKDLPKMHIEIHKDIPIEKDGAKVKSSIAPLDSKGEDPGETSDVIYLAVAQGPSDGEPSQPSSWKEDISVGSEQGEEEGDAELASPDSGCEITLAEAVSKFQEPSWEEKDLSGPSVKACPKEESTKAAAPVAPQKAGLREGTEEKAKPPRHRAPESGDEEQDQERDSVFLKDNHLAIERKCSSITVSSTSSLEAEVDFTVIGDYQSSAFEDFSRSLPELDKEKNEGEAEGQIFSEESNKPAARQEDDVKDGDKAQVIPEESSVIKTETVKKTEAEKSVRQRITATEFTQVDGATTSGKETITTSNVVSTETISTTTDHSPKPGKGTTELRSISPITSSAVGKEAFTSLFGATAETLSTSTTTHVTKTVKGGFSETRIEKRIIITGDEDVDQDQALALAIKEAKLQHPDMLVTKAVVYRETDPSPEERDKKPQES